In a genomic window of Gloeocapsopsis dulcis:
- a CDS encoding thioredoxin family protein: MSVSSQEANTGKRVRNFLIVLVAIALSVALFLGLRNQTSAVSLTHLDEEAVPLEVALTNGKPSLMEFYANWCTSCQAMAPDIAQLKQEYGESVNFVMLNVDNSKWLPEILHYRVDGIPHFVFLNKEGEAIAQSVGEQPRMVMATNLDALVADSPLPYAQHSSGQVSKFTAPVTPADNADNPRLHGSQVVN; this comes from the coding sequence ATGAGTGTTAGTTCACAGGAAGCGAATACTGGAAAGCGCGTTAGAAATTTTTTGATTGTATTAGTTGCGATCGCACTGAGCGTAGCTTTATTTTTAGGCTTAAGAAACCAAACGAGTGCAGTATCGTTGACGCACTTAGACGAGGAAGCTGTCCCCTTAGAAGTGGCACTGACTAATGGCAAACCATCGCTCATGGAATTTTATGCGAATTGGTGTACTAGCTGTCAGGCAATGGCACCAGATATAGCACAGTTAAAGCAAGAATACGGCGAATCGGTAAATTTTGTCATGCTGAATGTCGATAATAGCAAGTGGTTGCCAGAAATTCTCCATTATCGTGTTGATGGAATTCCCCATTTTGTGTTTTTGAATAAAGAGGGTGAAGCGATCGCACAAAGCGTTGGCGAACAGCCCCGTATGGTTATGGCAACGAATTTAGATGCTTTGGTTGCAGACTCACCCCTACCTTATGCTCAACACAGCAGCGGTCAAGTTTCCAAGTTTACAGCACCTGTAACACCTGCTGATAACGCAGACAATCCGCGACTTCATGGTAGTCAAGTAGTCAATTAG
- a CDS encoding sulfotransferase family protein, with amino-acid sequence MTGTLHNFTFEHPYRPLWLRGINWTGETLKQNGISLVDLSEASLLTAASSKTGLSNWGDESFRLPLRTLLESLEKDAALNLFGRYFMRKLCIQLLSNRLRIQEDLKHYPEILQVPIARPLFILGMPRSGTTLLHNLLAQDPASRWLHLWEMASPSPPPEYHNRNSDPRIQRVEKFVKRYNTLAPQLTTVHNLNPKGPEECNPLFEHEFTSPIFEIRANVKCYAEWLETYDLVRAYQFYRQQLQLLAWHYPPDSHWVFKAPAHIFYLDALIKVFPDACIVQTHRDPLKVLPSICSLTAIVRGIYSDRIEPKTLGKYWSDRIAKALVREMQVRDSEQSSRFYDVHYHTLVQDPIGIVRQIYAYFGYEFHPQMAENIKTWLAQNPQHKHGVHRYSLEQFGLDPEKVNAQFAKYCEKFNVRRE; translated from the coding sequence ATGACAGGCACTTTGCACAACTTTACATTTGAACATCCTTATCGTCCCTTATGGTTGCGGGGGATAAACTGGACAGGAGAAACTCTTAAGCAAAATGGAATTTCGTTAGTTGACCTTTCCGAAGCATCGCTGTTGACTGCTGCAAGCAGTAAAACTGGATTATCTAATTGGGGTGATGAAAGTTTTCGTCTTCCACTACGGACTCTGCTGGAATCTTTAGAAAAAGACGCTGCACTCAATTTATTTGGGCGCTATTTTATGCGCAAGTTGTGCATTCAACTGTTGAGCAATCGATTGCGTATTCAAGAAGATCTCAAACATTATCCTGAAATATTACAAGTGCCGATCGCACGACCCTTATTTATTTTAGGAATGCCAAGATCTGGGACTACGTTACTCCATAATTTGTTAGCCCAAGATCCTGCAAGTCGCTGGCTGCATTTATGGGAAATGGCAAGTCCTTCACCACCGCCTGAGTACCACAACCGTAATAGCGATCCTCGGATTCAAAGGGTAGAGAAATTTGTTAAACGGTACAATACTTTAGCGCCACAACTTACTACAGTACATAATCTTAATCCTAAAGGACCTGAAGAATGTAACCCTTTATTTGAGCATGAATTCACTAGCCCAATTTTTGAGATTCGAGCAAATGTGAAGTGTTACGCCGAGTGGCTAGAAACCTACGATCTGGTTAGAGCATATCAATTTTATCGGCAGCAGTTGCAACTTTTAGCATGGCACTACCCACCAGACAGTCACTGGGTATTCAAAGCACCTGCACATATATTTTACTTGGATGCATTGATTAAAGTTTTTCCTGATGCTTGTATTGTGCAGACACACCGCGATCCTCTGAAAGTGCTTCCTTCGATCTGCAGTTTAACTGCAATAGTTCGCGGAATTTATAGCGATCGCATTGAACCAAAAACACTAGGCAAATACTGGAGCGATCGCATCGCTAAGGCTTTGGTAAGAGAAATGCAAGTCCGCGATTCTGAACAGTCTTCTCGTTTCTATGATGTACACTATCACACCCTTGTGCAAGATCCTATTGGTATAGTACGTCAGATCTATGCCTATTTTGGTTATGAATTTCATCCACAAATGGCAGAAAACATCAAAACTTGGTTAGCGCAGAATCCTCAGCATAAGCATGGAGTTCATCGGTACTCTTTAGAGCAGTTTGGACTAGATCCTGAAAAGGTAAATGCTCAATTTGCGAAATACTGTGAAAAATTCAATGTTAGGCGTGAGTGA
- a CDS encoding NIL domain-containing protein, with protein sequence MKKRVTLTFPKRAVQMPVTYRLAKDFNVAANIIRAQVAPNQIGKLVVELSGDIDQLDAAIEWMRSLHIAVSQSVAEIVIDQDSCVDCGLCTGVCPTEALTLDPETYRLTFTRSRCIVCEQCIPTCPVEAISINL encoded by the coding sequence GTGAAAAAGCGAGTTACTCTTACATTTCCTAAACGCGCAGTTCAAATGCCAGTCACTTATCGCCTGGCAAAAGATTTTAATGTTGCCGCAAATATTATTCGCGCCCAAGTCGCCCCGAATCAAATCGGTAAACTTGTCGTTGAACTATCCGGCGATATCGATCAGCTTGATGCGGCAATTGAATGGATGCGATCGCTGCATATTGCTGTGTCACAAAGTGTAGCAGAGATTGTTATCGATCAAGATAGTTGTGTAGACTGTGGCTTGTGTACAGGTGTTTGTCCGACTGAAGCCTTAACTCTCGATCCTGAAACTTATCGCCTAACATTTACGCGATCGCGCTGTATTGTCTGCGAACAGTGTATCCCTACTTGTCCAGTGGAAGCTATTTCAATCAATCTTTAG
- the argJ gene encoding bifunctional ornithine acetyltransferase/N-acetylglutamate synthase: MSQWQEIEGGVTAPRGYKAAGITAGLKPSGLPDLALIVSDVEAIAAGVFTTSQVRAACVDYCRQRLQAKASARAILCNAGQANASTGSQGWLDTLESAMLLGQALNIPSDSVLIASTGVIGSRIRMDALKTGIPKLVAAASETGSDDAAQAIVTTDLVTKSVALETTMGDRPVRMGGIAKGSGMIHPNMATMLAFVTCDAVVSPSLWQQMLSRAADKSFNQITVDGDTSTNDTLIALANGQSRTPAITEMGAEAEKLEAMLTEVCQRLAKAVARDGEGATCLIEVQVRGATDEESARKVARTIAGSSLVKSAIFGRDPNWGRIAAAAGRAGVPFEQENLQIKLGNFELMQNGEPLPFDRAGASAYLKQAAEASSLPKGVVATDMSNDLSVVEAGISLPFDRANASLQRIDNPVIIAVSIGNGSGSGKAWGCDLSYDYVKINAEYTT, translated from the coding sequence ATGTCACAATGGCAAGAAATTGAGGGTGGCGTGACTGCTCCCAGAGGGTATAAAGCAGCAGGAATCACGGCGGGATTGAAACCTTCAGGACTTCCAGATTTGGCATTGATTGTGTCAGATGTCGAAGCGATCGCCGCAGGTGTTTTCACTACGTCCCAAGTCCGCGCTGCATGTGTCGATTACTGTCGCCAGCGCCTTCAAGCAAAAGCAAGCGCTAGAGCAATATTATGTAATGCTGGACAAGCTAACGCTTCTACAGGTTCGCAGGGATGGCTAGATACTTTAGAAAGTGCCATGCTACTCGGACAAGCGTTGAATATTCCTTCTGATTCAGTGCTGATCGCTTCAACAGGGGTAATCGGAAGTCGAATTCGCATGGATGCGCTCAAAACTGGAATCCCTAAACTTGTCGCAGCTGCTTCTGAAACAGGTTCTGATGATGCTGCGCAAGCGATTGTCACAACGGATTTAGTCACAAAATCAGTCGCGCTAGAAACTACTATGGGCGATCGCCCTGTGCGCATGGGTGGAATTGCTAAAGGTTCGGGGATGATTCATCCGAATATGGCAACAATGCTAGCTTTTGTTACCTGCGATGCTGTAGTTTCTCCTTCTTTATGGCAGCAAATGCTCAGCCGTGCGGCAGATAAAAGCTTTAATCAAATTACTGTGGATGGTGATACTAGCACAAATGATACTCTTATTGCCCTAGCGAATGGTCAATCGCGCACTCCTGCAATTACAGAAATGGGGGCTGAAGCTGAGAAGCTAGAAGCAATGTTAACTGAAGTGTGTCAACGTCTCGCAAAAGCTGTTGCGCGCGATGGTGAAGGTGCAACGTGTTTAATTGAAGTACAAGTTAGGGGGGCAACTGATGAGGAATCTGCTAGGAAAGTTGCTAGAACGATCGCAGGTTCATCTCTAGTTAAGTCTGCAATCTTTGGACGCGATCCCAACTGGGGAAGAATTGCTGCTGCTGCGGGACGTGCGGGAGTTCCCTTTGAGCAGGAAAACTTGCAAATTAAACTGGGTAATTTTGAGTTGATGCAAAATGGCGAACCATTACCTTTTGATCGTGCAGGTGCAAGTGCCTATTTAAAGCAAGCTGCAGAAGCTTCTTCCTTACCTAAAGGAGTTGTTGCGACAGATATGAGTAACGATTTATCTGTGGTTGAAGCAGGAATATCGCTACCATTTGATCGTGCAAATGCTTCATTGCAAAGAATCGATAACCCTGTAATTATTGCAGTGAGTATTGGTAATGGCTCAGGTTCTGGTAAAGCTTGGGGTTGTGATTTAAGTTACGATTACGTCAAAATTAATGCCGAGTATACAACTTAA
- a CDS encoding nuclear transport factor 2 family protein: MSFLARSRMFFQHNKLSASSWVAFFITLGLVLQAHRVQAQATPDAPPALKNLLARVDAAANAHNAKAVTQYYGTNFTHSDGLTQQSMEQSLTQLWQRYPQLRYTTRVESWKPEGRAIVAETITNISGSQVQDNRNLMFNATIRSRQRIENERIVRQDILWERSQLRAGAKPPTIEVRLPQQVKAGQQFNFDAIVQEPLGDDYLLGAVIEEPIKPGSYLNPVPLELELLSAGGIFKQGRAPASGNHRWISAIVVRGDGMTMVTQRLQVIGANATSTTQPVATTQQPK; the protein is encoded by the coding sequence ATGTCTTTTTTAGCTCGTTCTCGCATGTTTTTTCAACACAATAAGTTGTCAGCTAGCAGTTGGGTAGCATTCTTTATCACTTTAGGCTTAGTGCTGCAAGCGCACCGCGTTCAAGCCCAAGCAACACCAGATGCGCCTCCCGCGTTGAAAAATCTATTAGCACGCGTTGACGCAGCTGCTAATGCACACAATGCTAAAGCTGTTACGCAATACTATGGAACAAACTTCACCCATTCTGACGGCTTGACGCAACAAAGTATGGAACAGTCTTTAACTCAACTCTGGCAACGTTACCCACAACTAAGATATACAACACGCGTTGAATCGTGGAAGCCAGAGGGACGGGCGATTGTTGCCGAAACAATTACAAATATTAGCGGTAGTCAGGTACAAGACAATCGAAATTTAATGTTTAATGCGACGATTAGATCGCGACAGCGAATTGAGAATGAAAGAATTGTCCGCCAAGATATTTTATGGGAACGCAGTCAATTAAGAGCCGGAGCTAAACCACCAACAATTGAGGTAAGATTGCCCCAACAAGTCAAAGCTGGACAACAATTTAATTTTGATGCGATCGTGCAAGAACCTCTTGGAGATGATTATCTCTTAGGCGCAGTCATTGAGGAACCTATAAAACCAGGAAGTTACTTAAATCCTGTACCACTTGAGTTGGAATTACTTTCCGCTGGTGGTATTTTTAAACAAGGTCGTGCTCCAGCATCTGGAAATCATCGTTGGATTTCTGCAATCGTAGTTCGGGGAGATGGTATGACTATGGTGACTCAGCGACTCCAAGTTATTGGCGCAAATGCTACAAGTACTACTCAGCCAGTCGCGACGACTCAACAACCCAAGTAA
- the gatB gene encoding Asp-tRNA(Asn)/Glu-tRNA(Gln) amidotransferase subunit GatB codes for MTTATAVKTDYEAIIGLETHCQLSTKTKIFSSSSTEFGADPNTNIDPICMGLPGVLPVLNEKVLEYAVKAGLALNCEIAKYSKFDRKQYFYPDLPKNYQISQYDLPIAEHGWLEVELVDGDGNPVRKRIGITRLHMEEDAGKLVHAGSDRLSGSTYSLVDYNRAGIPLVEIVSEPDMRSGQEAAEYAQELRRILRYLGVSDGNMQEGSLRCDVNISVRPVGQKEFGTKVEIKNMNSFNAIQRAIEYEIERQTAAVEAGERIIQETRLWEEGAQRTISMRVKEGSSDYRYFPEPDLAPIEVTNEQLEKWRSELPELPAQKRHRYETELGLSPYDARVLTDDRTVAEYFEAAIASGASAKQAANWIMGDIAAYLNKNKLGINEIALNPEALAELVTLIEDNTISGKIAKDILPELLTKGGSPKAIVERDNLGQISDSGALEQVIDQVIAANPKELEQYRNGKTKLLGFFVGKVLKETGGRADPKLTNQLLAKKLNG; via the coding sequence ATGACTACTGCTACTGCGGTAAAAACCGATTACGAAGCGATTATTGGTTTAGAAACCCATTGTCAGCTGAGTACAAAAACTAAAATATTTTCTAGTAGCTCGACCGAGTTTGGTGCTGACCCTAATACTAACATTGACCCAATTTGCATGGGTTTACCTGGGGTATTACCTGTTTTAAATGAAAAAGTTCTGGAATACGCTGTTAAAGCAGGTTTAGCACTCAATTGCGAGATTGCCAAATATAGCAAATTTGACCGGAAACAGTATTTTTATCCTGATTTACCAAAAAACTACCAAATTTCACAATACGACTTGCCGATCGCAGAACACGGCTGGTTAGAAGTTGAACTAGTTGATGGTGATGGCAATCCGGTACGCAAACGCATCGGTATCACGCGGCTGCACATGGAAGAAGATGCCGGAAAATTAGTTCATGCTGGCAGCGATCGCCTTTCAGGTTCAACGTACTCGTTAGTAGACTACAACCGTGCGGGTATACCATTAGTTGAAATTGTCTCGGAACCAGATATGCGATCGGGACAAGAAGCTGCTGAATACGCGCAAGAACTCCGCCGCATTTTACGTTACTTGGGTGTGAGTGACGGCAATATGCAAGAAGGTTCCCTGCGGTGTGATGTTAATATTTCGGTGCGCCCTGTGGGACAAAAAGAGTTTGGCACTAAAGTAGAAATTAAAAATATGAACTCGTTCAACGCGATTCAACGCGCGATTGAATACGAAATTGAACGCCAAACTGCTGCGGTTGAAGCGGGAGAAAGAATCATTCAAGAAACTCGCTTGTGGGAAGAAGGCGCTCAACGCACTATTAGTATGCGCGTGAAAGAAGGTTCTAGCGATTACCGCTACTTCCCCGAACCTGACTTAGCACCGATTGAAGTCACAAACGAACAACTCGAAAAATGGCGCAGCGAACTTCCTGAATTACCTGCCCAAAAACGCCATCGTTATGAAACCGAACTGGGGCTTTCACCGTATGATGCACGGGTGTTAACCGACGATCGCACTGTCGCTGAGTATTTTGAAGCAGCGATCGCCTCCGGTGCATCTGCTAAACAAGCAGCAAACTGGATTATGGGTGATATTGCAGCGTACCTGAATAAAAATAAGCTGGGCATCAATGAAATTGCGCTCAACCCAGAAGCCCTTGCGGAACTCGTTACGTTGATTGAAGACAACACGATCAGCGGTAAAATCGCCAAAGACATCTTGCCAGAGTTGTTAACTAAAGGTGGTTCGCCAAAAGCGATCGTCGAACGCGATAACCTAGGTCAAATCTCGGATTCGGGTGCGTTAGAACAAGTCATCGATCAAGTCATCGCCGCTAACCCAAAGGAACTAGAACAGTACCGCAACGGTAAAACTAAACTCCTCGGCTTCTTTGTCGGAAAAGTTCTCAAGGAAACCGGCGGACGTGCTGATCCTAAGTTGACGAATCAATTGCTGGCGAAGAAGCTTAATGGTTAG
- the murG gene encoding undecaprenyldiphospho-muramoylpentapeptide beta-N-acetylglucosaminyltransferase, translated as MAIPTKLLIAASGTGGHLFPAIALAEQLPDYEIEWLGVPDRLETQLVPAQYPLHNISVAGFQERLGIGTLRNLSKIASSVFQVRQLLQQKSFQGVFTTGGYIAAPAVMAARSLGIPIILHESNAIPGKVTRFFSSLCTAVALGFEPAAQYLPRIQTIYTGTPVRSQFLSAKEQLPLLDLPIPDKAFLIVIVGGSQGAVAVNQLIRQCAPAWFDAGVWIVHLTGNNDPDVASLQHPQYFPLPFYDNMASLLQRANLAIGRSGAGTVTELAITRKPAIFIPLPTAAEDHQFYNAQVLAASGAAIVFRQKELTPEVLQTQVLELLHSPALQKMADAAGKIAVFDSAERLAKLVRELVH; from the coding sequence ATGGCAATACCGACAAAATTATTAATTGCGGCGAGTGGTACTGGCGGACATCTGTTTCCGGCGATCGCACTAGCTGAACAGTTACCAGATTATGAGATTGAGTGGTTGGGTGTTCCCGATCGCTTAGAAACGCAGTTAGTTCCCGCACAATATCCACTCCACAACATTTCGGTTGCGGGATTTCAAGAACGCTTAGGAATTGGTACGCTACGCAATCTAAGTAAAATTGCCAGTTCGGTTTTTCAAGTCCGCCAGCTACTGCAACAAAAGTCATTTCAAGGCGTTTTCACTACAGGGGGTTACATCGCCGCCCCTGCTGTCATGGCTGCGCGATCGCTGGGAATTCCGATAATTCTGCACGAATCTAACGCGATACCTGGAAAAGTCACGCGTTTTTTTAGCTCATTGTGTACTGCCGTTGCGCTGGGGTTTGAACCCGCAGCCCAGTACTTACCGCGTATTCAAACAATTTATACTGGCACACCAGTGCGATCGCAGTTTTTAAGTGCAAAAGAACAATTACCTCTCCTCGATCTGCCAATTCCTGACAAGGCATTCCTCATCGTTATTGTCGGTGGTAGCCAGGGTGCAGTTGCAGTTAATCAACTGATCCGTCAGTGTGCGCCAGCATGGTTTGACGCTGGTGTGTGGATTGTACATTTGACAGGAAATAACGATCCTGATGTCGCAAGTCTCCAACATCCACAGTATTTTCCCCTGCCTTTTTATGACAATATGGCAAGTTTGCTGCAAAGAGCAAATCTAGCGATCGGGCGTTCTGGGGCTGGTACTGTCACCGAGTTAGCTATTACTCGCAAACCTGCAATTTTTATTCCGTTACCAACTGCTGCGGAAGATCATCAATTCTACAATGCTCAAGTCTTAGCCGCATCAGGTGCAGCCATAGTGTTTCGCCAAAAAGAATTAACTCCCGAAGTGTTGCAAACTCAGGTATTGGAGTTATTACACTCACCCGCATTGCAAAAAATGGCGGATGCTGCCGGAAAAATTGCAGTTTTTGATAGTGCTGAAAGATTGGCGAAGTTGGTGCGCGAGCTAGTACATTAG
- a CDS encoding Uma2 family endonuclease: MQTQQRYYTPEEYLKLEEAAEYKSEYIDGPIVPMAGGSTNHNQIALNFSTELNFAFKRQNYRVYMGDVRLWIPERRFYTYPDVMVIVGEPEYYNNRTDTITNPQVIVEVLSESTQGYDREEKFRAYRTIASFQEYLLIDQNSIHIDQLSQTGKKRWELREYDQEDKALTLTTVPFEISLVDLYNKVKFEPSAAQYNNAGSDIISD, encoded by the coding sequence ATGCAAACACAACAGCGATACTACACTCCAGAAGAATACTTGAAGTTAGAGGAGGCTGCTGAATACAAAAGTGAATATATTGATGGGCCAATAGTTCCAATGGCAGGCGGTTCAACAAATCATAATCAAATAGCACTTAACTTTAGCACCGAGTTAAATTTTGCCTTTAAAAGACAAAACTATCGGGTATATATGGGAGATGTTCGGTTGTGGATACCCGAAAGGCGGTTTTACACCTATCCAGATGTCATGGTGATAGTTGGAGAACCAGAGTATTACAATAACCGCACAGATACAATCACGAATCCCCAAGTTATTGTCGAGGTTTTATCAGAATCGACTCAAGGTTACGATCGCGAAGAAAAATTCCGTGCTTACCGGACAATCGCTTCTTTCCAGGAATACTTACTAATTGATCAAAACTCAATTCACATCGATCAGTTGTCGCAAACAGGGAAAAAACGTTGGGAACTACGCGAGTACGATCAAGAAGACAAAGCCCTAACTTTAACGACAGTCCCTTTTGAGATTTCCCTAGTCGATTTATATAATAAAGTCAAGTTTGAACCTAGTGCTGCGCAATACAACAATGCAGGTTCTGATATTATCTCCGATTGA
- a CDS encoding helix-turn-helix domain-containing protein, translating to MKDIANKIVPVAPLVSSSQAEWNNIFLAYYQLPACEIPKHFLNEHTLTICSELSAPSLVECSLDNRFKRYWFNSGDIIFCPAGISKSLAWEQKNSCILLALEPQLVELVAYESFYADHIDFLPQFKIIDPLILQIVYALKSELESGCPSGRLYGESAAAMLAIHLLKINSSVRQLIQEYKGGLPKHKLSQIVEYIDEYLAQNIGLSELAEVVGMSQYHFTRLFKQSMGITPYQYLIRQRVERAKRLLLQEKLNIAGVALECGFANQGHLSYHFKRLLNITPKAFSNSSKNL from the coding sequence ATGAAGGATATAGCCAACAAAATTGTGCCTGTTGCACCTCTTGTATCAAGTAGTCAGGCAGAGTGGAACAACATTTTTCTTGCTTATTACCAACTACCTGCTTGTGAGATTCCAAAGCACTTTCTCAATGAACATACACTAACAATCTGTAGCGAGTTAAGTGCGCCATCTCTAGTCGAGTGTTCCCTAGACAATCGGTTTAAACGCTATTGGTTTAACAGTGGAGACATCATCTTCTGCCCCGCAGGTATTAGCAAATCCTTAGCTTGGGAACAAAAAAATAGTTGCATATTGCTTGCCCTTGAGCCACAACTGGTTGAACTAGTTGCTTATGAATCTTTTTATGCAGATCATATTGACTTTCTGCCGCAATTTAAGATTATCGATCCGTTAATTCTACAAATTGTGTACGCTCTTAAATCTGAGCTTGAATCTGGATGTCCATCTGGTCGTTTGTACGGGGAATCAGCAGCAGCGATGCTTGCGATTCACCTACTCAAAATTAACTCGTCTGTCAGACAACTTATTCAAGAGTATAAAGGTGGATTACCCAAGCACAAATTGTCTCAAATAGTTGAATATATTGATGAATATCTTGCTCAAAATATAGGACTGTCCGAACTGGCTGAAGTTGTTGGGATGAGTCAATATCATTTTACTCGACTGTTTAAACAATCAATGGGTATTACTCCGTATCAGTACTTGATCAGACAACGTGTGGAACGAGCAAAGCGGCTACTGCTACAGGAAAAACTGAATATTGCTGGTGTTGCCCTCGAATGCGGATTTGCTAACCAAGGTCATCTCAGCTATCACTTTAAGCGTCTACTAAATATCACACCAAAAGCCTTCTCAAATAGCAGCAAGAATCTGTAA
- a CDS encoding DUF6737 family protein, with the protein MSEQKPISVWNYKPWWCQPWSILLTGVTLIGGSWILFRIFWLTSLVAIPVLAWMGFFLLIYPRLVASDDLFNK; encoded by the coding sequence ATGTCTGAGCAAAAACCTATTAGTGTCTGGAACTACAAGCCTTGGTGGTGTCAGCCTTGGTCTATCTTGCTGACTGGGGTTACACTTATCGGTGGTAGTTGGATTCTCTTCAGAATTTTTTGGTTAACGAGTCTGGTAGCTATTCCTGTACTAGCGTGGATGGGATTTTTCCTATTAATTTATCCGCGATTAGTAGCAAGTGATGATTTGTTTAATAAATAA
- a CDS encoding hemolysin family protein has protein sequence MLTLAIIVLIILTGSALCSGVETALLSISTIRARQLAQSNIPSTIALLSIKEKISRPIATIVILNNIFNIVGSIIIGGVATNVLGDAWLGIFSAILTFLIIIFGEIVPKTVGERYAEPISLLAAIPVKGLTFLLKPVVWIVEKATQPFTKGKRRPTTNEAEIKLLANIGYQEGIIEDDEAEMIQRVFRLNDLTAADLMTPRTIITYLSGDLTLAECKKEIIGSQHTRIIVVGESIDQVLGFALKQKLLAAMVEGNNDQKIASLTRKVRFVPETIRADKLLKNFLEAREHLVVVVDEYGNVAGVVTLEDVLEVLTGEIVDETDRIIDLQEIARKKRERMLEFRIFSNKAAKNKP, from the coding sequence ATGCTAACTCTGGCTATCATTGTACTCATTATTCTTACTGGTTCAGCACTCTGCTCTGGTGTAGAAACCGCATTGCTATCAATCTCTACAATTCGGGCACGTCAGTTAGCACAGAGTAATATTCCTTCAACGATTGCACTGTTGTCAATCAAAGAGAAGATTAGTCGTCCCATTGCAACGATTGTTATTCTTAATAATATATTCAACATTGTCGGTAGCATTATTATTGGTGGTGTTGCAACCAATGTTTTAGGAGATGCATGGTTAGGGATATTTTCAGCAATTCTTACCTTTCTCATTATCATTTTTGGCGAAATTGTTCCTAAAACTGTCGGTGAAAGATATGCCGAACCAATATCTTTGCTAGCAGCGATACCTGTTAAAGGATTAACTTTTCTATTAAAGCCTGTAGTTTGGATTGTTGAAAAAGCTACACAACCTTTTACTAAAGGTAAAAGAAGACCAACAACCAATGAAGCAGAAATTAAATTATTAGCAAATATTGGGTATCAAGAAGGCATTATTGAAGATGACGAAGCCGAAATGATTCAGCGCGTCTTTCGGTTAAATGATCTTACTGCTGCCGATTTAATGACTCCGCGAACCATTATTACATATCTATCGGGTGATTTAACACTTGCTGAATGCAAAAAGGAAATTATTGGTTCACAACACACCCGAATTATTGTCGTAGGAGAATCTATCGATCAAGTTTTGGGGTTTGCTCTTAAACAAAAGTTGCTAGCAGCAATGGTTGAAGGAAATAACGACCAAAAAATTGCTAGCCTTACGCGTAAAGTACGCTTTGTTCCTGAGACAATTCGCGCTGATAAATTACTGAAAAACTTTCTCGAAGCACGCGAACATTTAGTAGTTGTCGTTGATGAATATGGCAATGTTGCTGGAGTCGTAACCCTAGAAGATGTGCTAGAAGTGCTCACTGGAGAAATTGTCGATGAAACAGATCGCATTATAGATCTTCAAGAAATTGCTCGAAAAAAACGCGAACGAATGTTAGAGTTTAGAATTTTTAGCAATAAAGCTGCAAAGAATAAACCTTAA
- a CDS encoding Uma2 family endonuclease: MTTTLHQQFTLEEFLKLPETKPASEFANGKIHQKPMPQGKHSRLQLKLCDAVNQVAETKKNALAFPELRCTFGGRSLVPDVTVFTWSRIPFDRDGEIENVFAVHPDWTIEILSPDQNTTKVISNILHCLRHGTQLGWLIDPASRLVLAFFPEQQLIELTNDNILPVPEYIQLNLSVNQMFSWLKAGS, encoded by the coding sequence ATGACAACTACACTGCATCAGCAATTTACACTAGAAGAGTTTCTCAAACTACCAGAAACGAAGCCTGCTAGTGAATTTGCTAATGGTAAGATTCATCAAAAACCAATGCCTCAAGGTAAACACTCGCGATTGCAACTCAAGCTGTGTGATGCAGTGAATCAAGTAGCAGAAACAAAAAAAAATGCTCTAGCATTTCCTGAGTTACGCTGTACGTTTGGTGGAAGATCTCTTGTTCCTGATGTCACCGTATTCACTTGGAGTAGAATTCCTTTTGATCGAGATGGGGAAATAGAAAATGTATTTGCTGTGCATCCTGATTGGACAATTGAAATTCTTTCTCCTGATCAAAATACTACCAAAGTCATTAGTAATATCTTACATTGTTTAAGACATGGTACTCAATTAGGATGGTTGATCGACCCAGCTAGTCGGTTGGTACTAGCTTTTTTCCCTGAGCAGCAACTAATAGAACTGACTAATGATAATATATTGCCAGTCCCAGAATATATACAATTAAACTTAAGTGTTAATCAAATGTTTAGTTGGTTAAAAGCAGGAAGTTAA